A section of the Delphinus delphis chromosome 1, mDelDel1.2, whole genome shotgun sequence genome encodes:
- the C1H1orf202 gene encoding LOW QUALITY PROTEIN: uncharacterized protein C1orf202 homolog (The sequence of the model RefSeq protein was modified relative to this genomic sequence to represent the inferred CDS: substituted 1 base at 1 genomic stop codon) yields MADARSSGPRRGGTRHGLLXRMVRLKWGGPSFAEPEAEGRRAAGDCGSCLGCWCWRRLFPRGAARGARSNKARYMRPGPAAQERGRWGPASLRRLLQKLAVWRWRYLRCGERPESLEEIPLLALHGARVGD; encoded by the coding sequence ATGGCGGACGCGCGGTCCAGCGGCCCCCGGCGCGGCGGCACACGGCACGGGCTGCTGTAGAGGATGGTGCGCCTGAAGTGGGGCGGCCCATCGTTCGCCGAGCCCGAGGCGGAGGGACGGCGCGCGGCCGGCGACTGCGGCTCCTGCTTGGGCTGCTGGTGCTGGCGGCGGCTCTTCCCGCGGGGCGCGGCCCGCGGTGCGCGCAGCAATAAGGCCCGGTACATGCGGCCCGGGCCGGCGGCCCAGGAGCGCGGCCGCTGGGGCCCCGCGAGCCTGCGGAGGCTGCTGCAGAAGCTGGCGGTATGGAGGTGGCGCTATTTGCGTTGCGGGGAGCGGCCCGAGAGTCTGGAGGAGATCCCGCTGCTGGCGCTGCACGGCGCCCGGGTCGGCGACTAG